Proteins from one Cicer arietinum cultivar CDC Frontier isolate Library 1 chromosome 3, Cicar.CDCFrontier_v2.0, whole genome shotgun sequence genomic window:
- the LOC140919699 gene encoding uncharacterized protein → MSKAKYIVEAGSSNRPPYFDGSDYYFWKNKMQLFLKSQDTGMWHIITNRDFILRVDQNDSTSIANKEAGWTTDDKTKCYNLFMYISLLINLMLIVYTHILYYIYVWIWIYIYIDMASVSGVGGSAGGSGGSDGSGGTGTAAIRGISKTSRGKKKVAKRVVNDPSLMPMPSIGTSGGAIPLYPEVPVEPYTLDEIMDPGCVDCYNRIVIIPEGDGYLPFKSSAKAIAEVIQEKYKKPWLSWGEIKEDKTPQIREVDQFLHCFKGFWPSQIPCFLVVKSIKEAIIDQSWIDAMKEELMQIEKNKVWTLVPDPLD, encoded by the exons atgtcgaaagcaaaatacattgttgaagcaGGATCTTCAAatagaccaccttactttgatggaTCTGATTATTATTTCTGGAAGAATAAGATGCAACTGTTTctaaaatctcaagatacaggaaTGTGGCACATCATTACAAATAGAGATTTCATTCTAAGAGTTgatcaaaatgattcaacctctaTTGCAAATAAAGAAGCAGGTTGGACAACTgatgataaaactaag tgttataatttatttatgtatatttcattattaattaatcttatgttaattgtatacacacatatattatattatatatatgtatggatatggatatatatatatatagacatggcttcagtgtcgggagtaggaggatctgcaggaggatcaggaggttcggatggatcgggaggaacaggaacggcggcaatacgaggaatatccaaaacatcacgtggtaagaaaaaagttgctaaacgtgttgttaatgacccatctctcatgccgatgccgtccattggtactagtggtggagctattcctctatatccggaggtcccagtagagccttataccttagacgaaataatggatcccggatgtgttgattgctacaaccgcattgtcatcattccagaaggagatgg atatcttccttttaaatcatctgcaaaggcaattgctgaagtcatacaagagaaatataaaaaaccatggttgtcttggggtgagataaaagaggataagacacctcaaattagggaagttgatcagtttttacattgtttcaaa ggcttttggccctcacaaattccttgttttcttgttgtgaaaTCAATTAAGGAAGCcataattgatcaatcttggatagatgccatgaaggaagaactgatGCAGATCGAGAAAAACAAAGTTTGGACACTGGTACCTGATCCACTAGATTAA